The Haladaptatus cibarius D43 genome window below encodes:
- a CDS encoding MBL fold metallo-hydrolase — protein sequence MRVTFLGTGSAMPTGERFQTGLVVEDDGNRLLVDCGSGVLHRLQQSGIGYENISTVLLTHHHVDHVSDLLPLLKARWLAGEEHLEVVGPKGTKALLDGLLSVHDYLDGRVELQVREVGAQEFSVAGFDVEGFEARHSMPCLAYRFGDDFTFSGDSEAFSGLTAFADGCSVLVHDCSFPDEVDVANHPTPTQLGEALSGADIDRVYLTHLYPHTDGKHEAMVSSVAKNYDGDVRFAEDLFSVEL from the coding sequence ATGCGAGTCACATTCCTCGGCACGGGAAGTGCGATGCCGACCGGCGAGCGGTTTCAAACCGGCCTCGTCGTCGAAGACGACGGAAATCGCCTCCTCGTGGACTGTGGCAGTGGCGTTCTCCACCGCCTTCAGCAGTCGGGAATCGGTTACGAAAATATCTCTACCGTTCTGCTGACTCACCATCACGTAGACCACGTCTCCGACCTCCTCCCACTGCTCAAAGCCCGCTGGCTTGCGGGGGAAGAACATCTCGAAGTCGTCGGCCCGAAAGGCACGAAAGCCCTGCTCGACGGCCTACTTTCGGTTCACGACTATCTCGACGGGCGAGTCGAACTCCAAGTCCGCGAAGTCGGAGCACAGGAGTTTTCCGTCGCGGGATTCGACGTAGAAGGCTTCGAAGCGCGCCATTCGATGCCCTGCCTCGCCTACCGATTCGGCGACGATTTCACTTTCAGCGGCGACAGCGAGGCGTTTTCGGGACTCACAGCTTTCGCGGACGGCTGTTCCGTCCTCGTCCACGATTGTTCGTTCCCCGACGAAGTGGACGTGGCGAATCACCCGACGCCAACGCAACTCGGTGAGGCGCTTTCCGGCGCGGACATCGACCGGGTGTATCTGACGCATCTCTATCCGCACACTGACGGCAAACACGAGGCCATGGTGTCCTCGGTTGCGAAGAACTACGACGGCGACGTTCGATTCGCGGAAGACCTGTTTTCGGTCGAACTCTAA
- a CDS encoding SRPBCC family protein → MQSEVRVERDSNGRYLAVSRAIDAPAERVWDVLTNTACWPKWGPSVRAVECADRNIRLGSTGRIKTPLGIELSFEITAYDEYYWSWDVAGLPATGHRIEALTDRNGCRVVFSLPLFAVGYVPVCQRALSRIDRLADEDL, encoded by the coding sequence ATGCAGAGCGAGGTTCGCGTCGAGCGGGATTCCAACGGACGCTATCTCGCGGTTTCGCGCGCAATTGACGCCCCGGCGGAGCGCGTCTGGGACGTGCTGACCAATACGGCCTGCTGGCCGAAATGGGGACCGTCGGTGCGGGCGGTGGAGTGTGCCGATAGAAACATTCGACTCGGTTCGACTGGGAGAATCAAAACGCCGCTCGGAATCGAGTTGTCATTCGAAATCACGGCCTACGACGAGTACTACTGGTCGTGGGATGTCGCAGGGCTTCCAGCAACGGGCCACCGAATAGAAGCGTTGACTGACCGGAACGGCTGTCGCGTCGTGTTCTCTCTCCCGCTTTTCGCGGTGGGGTACGTCCCGGTCTGTCAGCGTGCGCTCTCCCGAATCGACCGACTCGCTGACGAAGATTTATAA